A part of Jiangella alba genomic DNA contains:
- a CDS encoding MFS transporter, which yields MDGGTERAGARAWLGLAVLVLPTLMLGLDLTVLYMALPHLGAELGATSTQLLWMTDVYGFMVAGLLITMGTVGDRIGRRRLLLIGATGFAAASVVAAYSTSAEMLIGARVLLGIAGATLMPSTLSLLRTLFAQPRQRSLAIGVWLIAFSVGGVTGPAIGGVLLEHFWWGSVFLLAVPVMVLLLLTGPVLLPEARDPDPGRVDLVSVVLSLAAVLSVVYGLKETARDGAGALPLALIAAGVLIAVVFVRRQLRLPDPLLDLALFARRRFTAATVALMLTMPVMYSFGFYFTQHLQLVEGLSPSEAGLWFLPLGAATVVASLAAPVLAGRFRPATVIVVGLVVAVAGFGLISRLEPGSGLTLLIVGGVLVSLGVNALGTLGTDIVVSSAPPERVGSASAVSETSNEFGAAMGIAVGGSVGAAIYSGRIADELPSGVTGAAADTVRDSFAGAFAVAPDLPAPVAEALLAAAREAFLAGLTTVTTLSAVAVAGIGVLVATTLRHVPPIGQETPEPEDRAASTA from the coding sequence ATGGACGGCGGAACGGAACGCGCCGGGGCACGGGCTTGGCTCGGGCTGGCGGTGCTCGTCCTCCCGACGCTGATGCTCGGGCTGGACCTCACGGTGCTCTACATGGCGCTCCCGCACCTGGGCGCCGAGTTGGGCGCCACCAGCACGCAGCTGCTGTGGATGACCGACGTGTACGGGTTCATGGTCGCGGGGCTGCTGATCACGATGGGCACGGTCGGCGACCGGATCGGGCGGCGCCGGCTGCTGCTGATCGGCGCGACGGGGTTCGCGGCGGCCTCGGTGGTCGCGGCGTACTCGACCAGCGCCGAGATGCTGATCGGCGCACGGGTGCTGCTCGGCATCGCCGGCGCGACCCTGATGCCGTCGACCCTGTCGCTGCTGCGCACCCTGTTCGCGCAGCCGCGGCAGCGGTCGCTCGCGATCGGCGTCTGGCTGATCGCGTTCTCCGTCGGCGGCGTCACCGGGCCGGCGATCGGCGGGGTGCTGCTGGAGCACTTCTGGTGGGGCTCGGTGTTCCTGCTCGCGGTGCCGGTGATGGTGCTCCTGCTGCTCACCGGGCCGGTGCTGCTGCCGGAGGCGCGCGACCCCGACCCCGGCCGCGTCGACCTCGTCAGCGTCGTGCTGTCGCTGGCCGCCGTCCTGTCCGTGGTCTACGGGCTCAAGGAGACCGCGCGGGACGGCGCCGGGGCGCTGCCACTGGCGCTGATCGCCGCCGGCGTCCTGATCGCCGTGGTCTTCGTCCGCCGTCAGCTCCGGCTCCCGGACCCGCTGCTCGACCTCGCGCTGTTCGCCCGGCGCCGGTTCACCGCCGCGACGGTGGCGCTGATGCTGACCATGCCGGTGATGTACTCGTTCGGGTTCTACTTCACCCAGCACCTCCAGCTGGTCGAGGGGCTGTCGCCGTCCGAGGCCGGGCTCTGGTTCCTGCCGCTCGGCGCCGCCACGGTCGTCGCATCGCTCGCGGCGCCGGTGCTGGCCGGGCGGTTCCGTCCCGCGACGGTGATCGTCGTCGGACTGGTCGTCGCGGTGGCCGGGTTCGGGCTGATCAGCCGGCTGGAGCCGGGGTCCGGGCTGACGCTGCTGATCGTGGGCGGGGTGCTGGTCAGTCTCGGCGTCAACGCGTTGGGCACGCTCGGGACGGACATCGTGGTCAGCTCGGCGCCGCCGGAGCGGGTCGGCTCGGCGTCGGCGGTCTCCGAGACCAGCAACGAGTTCGGCGCGGCCATGGGCATCGCGGTGGGCGGCAGCGTCGGCGCCGCCATCTACAGCGGCCGCATCGCCGACGAATTGCCGAGCGGTGTCACGGGCGCCGCGGCCGACACCGTCCGCGACAGCTTCGCCGGGGCGTTCGCCGTCGCGCCCGACCTTCCGGCCCCGGTCGCCGAGGCGCTGCTCGCCGCGGCCCGCGAGGCGTTCCTCGCCGGTCTCACCACCGTGACGACGCTCAGCGCGGTCGCCGTGGCCGGCATCGGTGTCCTGGTCGCGACGACCCTGCGGCACGTCCCGCCGATCGGCCAGGAGACGCCGGAGCCCGAGGATCGGGCAGCATCGACGGCATGA
- a CDS encoding GNAT family N-acetyltransferase, giving the protein MTAAIAEARLPADADALARVYVASAAHHVALDPHRYRVPPLDAVARHYREPRPDGARILVARLDGDIVGSATVTMLPPPGPASMIADVATASLDVAVLPDHRGRGLGRRLLTAAATTAAALGAARLHLDAHHANESALRLYRDLGYQPMGVLLSRAVP; this is encoded by the coding sequence ATGACCGCCGCCATCGCCGAGGCCCGTCTCCCCGCCGACGCCGACGCACTGGCCCGCGTCTACGTCGCCAGCGCCGCCCACCACGTGGCGCTCGACCCGCACCGGTACCGCGTCCCGCCGCTCGACGCCGTCGCCCGGCATTACCGCGAGCCGCGTCCGGACGGTGCGCGGATCCTGGTCGCCCGCCTCGACGGCGACATCGTCGGCTCCGCGACGGTGACCATGCTGCCGCCGCCCGGCCCGGCCAGCATGATCGCCGACGTCGCGACCGCCTCCCTGGACGTCGCGGTGCTGCCGGACCACCGCGGCCGGGGCCTCGGCCGCCGCCTACTCACCGCCGCCGCGACGACGGCGGCCGCCCTCGGCGCCGCGCGCCTGCACCTCGACGCGCACCACGCGAACGAGAGCGCCCTGCGGCTGTACCGCGACCTCGGCTACCAGCCGATGGGCGTGCTGCTGAGCAGGGCCGTGCCGTAG
- the secD gene encoding protein translocase subunit SecD, translated as MLILVGSGFVTLTASPNLGLDLEGGAQIVLETQDTDTVEANAESTDRALEVLRRRVDALGVSEPSLSRSGDRRIIVELPGVSDPREAAEALGQTAQLTVHPVLGYDTSGQVPPTETPPATPPAETPPATPPATPPATEGSVGGAIEPESQAGDTGTDVVAGSTPAPAETPAPGETPAPESGDQLVLPDESGQPLILAPTAMTGEEINGADAIYDVQRGGWLVTLDFSGSGGDTWAQLTSDAACQPDGDPTRRIAIVLDETVISSPNVTTSVQCGVGIRGGQTEITGDFDEDEAKDLAALVEGGALPVDVTTVEQRVVGPTLGEAAIEASAWAAIIGMAATAIFIGVAYRLVGLMAILALVGYALLSYAALTALGATLTLPGLAGFVLAIGMAVDANVLIFERAREDYVDGKTKSLRGAIQSGFKNALSAIADSNVTTLLAAGLLFFLASGPVRGFGVTLTIGVLASLLSALVLSRVLCEWLVDRRWLNRHPDASGLAHHGKVRLWLRRRNPQLMARPLRWMLISGVAVVLAFGGIVLRGLEFGIEFTGGRLIEVSPTETLDVDDARTAVADAGFPTAIVQESGDDDITVRASDMSDDDAATVIAALDEAGGGAELVRDELIGPSLGDELQRNALIALGVALAAQLAYLAIRFRWTFGTGAVVALFQNVVITVGIFAWIGKPLDGMFLAALLTIIGYSVNDTVVVFDRVRETWTRKDGERFRDVANTAILNTLPRSVNTGASTLFILIALLILGGDSLSDFALALVLGIIVGTYSSNFTAVPLTIMLEDKKPAPPPAPKKADKRSREDPNYGAVV; from the coding sequence CTTCGTCACGCTCACCGCCAGCCCCAACCTCGGCCTCGACCTCGAGGGCGGCGCGCAGATCGTCCTCGAGACCCAGGACACCGACACCGTCGAGGCCAACGCCGAGTCCACCGACCGCGCCCTCGAGGTGCTCCGCCGCCGGGTCGACGCGCTCGGCGTCTCGGAGCCGTCGCTGAGCCGGTCCGGCGACCGACGCATCATCGTCGAGCTGCCCGGGGTCTCCGACCCGCGAGAGGCCGCCGAGGCGCTCGGCCAGACCGCCCAGCTGACGGTGCACCCCGTCCTGGGCTACGACACCTCCGGCCAGGTCCCGCCCACGGAGACCCCGCCGGCCACGCCGCCCGCCGAGACGCCGCCGGCCACCCCGCCCGCCACGCCCCCGGCCACCGAGGGCTCCGTCGGCGGCGCTATCGAGCCCGAGTCGCAGGCCGGCGACACCGGCACCGACGTCGTTGCCGGCTCGACGCCCGCGCCGGCCGAGACCCCCGCCCCCGGCGAGACGCCGGCCCCCGAGTCAGGCGACCAGCTGGTGCTGCCGGACGAGTCCGGCCAGCCGCTGATCCTCGCGCCCACCGCCATGACCGGCGAGGAGATCAACGGCGCCGACGCCATCTACGACGTGCAGCGCGGCGGCTGGCTCGTCACGCTCGACTTCAGCGGCAGCGGCGGCGACACCTGGGCGCAGCTCACCAGCGACGCCGCCTGCCAGCCCGACGGCGACCCGACCCGCCGCATCGCGATCGTCCTCGACGAGACCGTCATCTCCTCGCCGAACGTCACGACCAGCGTCCAGTGCGGCGTCGGCATCCGCGGCGGCCAGACCGAGATCACCGGCGACTTCGACGAGGACGAGGCCAAGGACCTCGCCGCGCTGGTCGAGGGCGGCGCGCTCCCCGTCGACGTCACCACCGTCGAGCAGCGGGTCGTCGGCCCGACGCTGGGCGAGGCCGCCATCGAGGCCAGCGCCTGGGCGGCGATCATCGGTATGGCCGCCACCGCCATCTTCATCGGCGTCGCGTACCGCCTGGTCGGCCTCATGGCCATCCTCGCGCTGGTCGGCTACGCGCTGCTCTCCTACGCGGCGCTCACCGCGCTGGGCGCCACGCTGACACTGCCGGGCCTGGCCGGTTTCGTGCTGGCCATCGGCATGGCGGTCGACGCGAACGTGCTGATCTTCGAGAGAGCCCGGGAAGACTACGTCGACGGCAAGACGAAGAGTCTGCGCGGCGCCATCCAGAGCGGTTTCAAGAACGCGCTCTCGGCCATCGCCGACTCCAACGTCACCACGCTCCTGGCCGCCGGGCTGTTGTTCTTCCTCGCGTCCGGCCCGGTCCGCGGCTTCGGCGTCACGCTGACCATCGGTGTGCTCGCGTCGCTGCTCTCGGCACTGGTGCTCAGCCGGGTGCTGTGCGAGTGGCTGGTCGACCGCCGCTGGCTGAACCGTCACCCCGACGCCAGCGGCCTGGCGCACCACGGCAAGGTCCGGCTCTGGCTGCGCCGGCGCAACCCGCAGCTCATGGCGCGGCCGCTGCGGTGGATGCTCATCTCCGGCGTCGCGGTCGTCCTGGCCTTCGGCGGCATCGTCCTCCGCGGCCTCGAATTCGGCATCGAGTTCACCGGCGGCCGCCTCATCGAGGTGTCGCCCACCGAGACCCTCGACGTCGACGACGCCCGCACCGCGGTCGCCGACGCCGGCTTCCCGACGGCCATCGTCCAGGAATCCGGCGACGACGACATCACCGTCCGCGCCAGCGACATGTCCGACGACGACGCTGCCACCGTCATCGCCGCGCTCGACGAGGCCGGCGGTGGCGCCGAACTCGTCCGCGACGAGCTCATCGGGCCCAGCCTCGGCGACGAACTGCAGCGCAACGCGCTCATCGCGCTGGGCGTGGCGCTGGCGGCGCAGCTGGCGTACCTCGCCATCCGGTTCCGCTGGACGTTCGGCACCGGCGCCGTCGTGGCCCTGTTCCAGAACGTCGTGATCACCGTCGGCATCTTCGCCTGGATCGGCAAACCGCTCGACGGCATGTTCCTCGCCGCCCTGCTGACGATCATCGGTTACAGCGTCAACGACACCGTCGTCGTCTTCGACCGCGTCCGCGAGACGTGGACCCGCAAGGACGGCGAACGGTTCCGCGACGTCGCCAACACGGCCATCCTCAACACCCTGCCGCGGTCGGTGAACACCGGTGCCAGCACCCTGTTCATCCTCATCGCCCTGCTCATCCTCGGCGGCGACTCACTGTCCGACTTCGCGCTCGCGCTGGTCCTGGGCATCATCGTCGGCACGTACTCGTCGAACTTCACGGCGGTGCCACTGACGATCATGCTCGAGGACAAGAAGCCGGCCCCGCCGCCGGCGCCGAAGAAGGCCGACAAACGCAGCCGCGAAGACCCCAACTACGGCGCCGTCGTCTGA